The genome window AAACAAACCGAAACTAAGTAACAAACCACGAGGCAAAACAGAAGTAATAAGCGCGTACAACAAAAGATACGAAGCGTTTCCTCCGGAATCGTCCCTTCCATCAGAAACGGGAATCTCGAGGGTGCAGCACGAGGCGCGAAAGCCGTTGATTTAGAAGATATCGAGGATGTCGAGGATCGGACGGTTGCAGAGGGGGCAGGTGCCACGGTCCGCCCGCAGCTCTCGTGCGCACACGCGGCAGAAGGTGTGCCCGCACGGGATGAACGCCGCCCCCTTCCGCCCGCCCATGCACACGCAGCAGCAACACCACGCttctcctccgccgcctccttccccttccccgttctcctctccttcctccaACAACCTCATCAGCGACACCGGCATCGGCGCCTCCGTCCTCTTCCCCTCCACTCTACCCACCTCCGCCACAGAAGCCACCCGGTAATTCCGCTCAGCCGCCAGCGCCGCAGCCAGATTCGTCTCCTCGGCCGAAGTTGCGCCCCCCAtccccaccaccacctcctcctccggccCTTCTGGGTAAATTTCATCTGTGATGATTGTGGGATTGGAGGCACGAAAGCCCCAAGAGCTGACGCAGCAGCCCATCAGCGCCAGCCGCTTCTTGAGGCTCCTCCACTTCCTCCTCCCGATCCGCTCCGCCTCCATTAGTTCCTTCCCCCGTCGTCTCCGCTCTATTGGTATTATTCTTGCATGTTATTGGACCTCTATACACCCGAAAGTAGCAACGACAACGAGCTCAACAACAGATGGGAGGAAGATCACCATGGCTACAGCTTACAAAGCTGAAAACTACAGCTGCCTCTGCCTCCTCACCTCGCCATCAATCTCATCGAACCACTAAACCCCAACTGCTGAAACAGATCTCATAAAGATCGGGTATTTCTTCCGCACCAGATTCCATTAATAACGCAGTAATGAGAGTACCGCCAATAAGGCCTGCTGGTTGCTGGGTGGATAGTACCGTCGGAAAGTAGAGCGCGGCGAAAGGGCGCGAAGACTGAGGTGAGCGCCACGTGGTACGGTGAGGTGGATAAGGGAACGGTACCATATCTCACGTATTACTTTTCCTTACCTCACGGCCGCGTCGCAAGATTCGGATTCATATGAACAGAATTATTTAAGAGGTTTTTGAGCTGAAAACGTTGAGGTCCGAAAGTATTGTCGGTAtaaaagtcaagatcgagatatatttttagatttaacaTCATCAATAATTTATACTTAAGTTACTAATTCGAGATGTTAAAGTATAAACATAAATAGTCAAAAAAATTAtctctttttattatattaaatatagattattatatttattcataaaataataaagatattttattaaatatttaacgGAGAGAGTATCTAATCGTATCcgacaacatttcatattttattaaCATCGGCGAGAAcggagataatctataattatctgtcttgaatttttattcacttggataaataaataaaaaataattttcatctttttctttcaTCTTCGATAATTGATTAATTGTGTCTCTTAATATGTATTCAATGTATTTCATCCATAAGTTTtacttcattaaaaaaaattattgttcaaGCAAAAGTAGATGTCTATGTCTGCACCAATGAAGCACCATAAGTTGACATCCCAATACACGAACTTTGACCTAAAAAATTAGGTCAATTAATCTTGATGCTTTACTTATTCCTAATTCTAGTTCTAGTTCTACAAAAGCTGGTTTCAGTCCAATCAATTTTATTCCATCGAATTTAGAAtatattatgacaaaaataatgtGACTGACGCATCAACTCTATGTGATGATATGTCTGCCCTATCATAACACTCCGACTTCACTTGACCAACGAgctgatttcaaatcattgccaCTATAGGTTCGCATAAAGAATGtcatggcttcttgcattcgaccAATATGATCCACGTAGCCAACACGAGGGGTTCACCTGGTTGACACGCAGAAGATGCCTAAACAATCAGTCCTCACTACGATAATGTAATGTGGCTCCATCCAATGAGCAGTAGTAGTTGAAGAATGGTTATGAACAACCTTCACACACTCAC of Musa acuminata AAA Group cultivar baxijiao chromosome BXJ2-3, Cavendish_Baxijiao_AAA, whole genome shotgun sequence contains these proteins:
- the LOC135606669 gene encoding probable E3 ubiquitin-protein ligase LUL4, whose amino-acid sequence is MEAERIGRRKWRSLKKRLALMGCCVSSWGFRASNPTIITDEIYPEGPEEEVVVGMGGATSAEETNLAAALAAERNYRVASVAEVGRVEGKRTEAPMPVSLMRLLEEGEENGEGEGGGGGEAWCCCCVCMGGRKGAAFIPCGHTFCRVCARELRADRGTCPLCNRPILDILDIF